A DNA window from Novosphingobium sp. RL4 contains the following coding sequences:
- a CDS encoding winged-helix domain-containing protein, which produces MTRIRNLTTNEILEAIGTGSMTFRILQRIEKKLTKHQGEHLLLAQLRRRLRVMERDGLIRISPRLGADNCLFWEPVP; this is translated from the coding sequence ATGACCCGGATCCGCAACCTCACGACAAACGAGATCTTGGAGGCCATCGGCACCGGCAGCATGACCTTCCGCATTCTCCAACGGATCGAGAAGAAGCTGACCAAGCACCAGGGCGAGCACCTTCTGCTCGCGCAGCTGCGTCGTCGCCTGCGCGTCATGGAGCGTGATGGCCTGATCCGCATCAGCCCGCGCTTGGGCGCCGATAACTGCCTTTTCTGGGAGCCTGTACCATGA
- a CDS encoding ATPase gives MAGENRIIAFGANGNDGNSVEGNPDRTEGAPPSSEAHGEMTVPEEAWHEAWVASEGEASPPHRFDWTVPALAGAAAIGWTAFFLYAQWPVLRAGITADAVPPLMVQLTVPLLLIAVGWLLALRHSTREGQRFGDVARMLSTESAQLETRLTAVNRELSLAREFIAAQSRDLEALGRIAAERLSSNAERLQDLIRDNGARVDSISGVSQAALDNMEKLRGQLPVIASSAKDVTNNIGNAGRAAHVQLEDMINGFNRLNEYGSASERQVANLREAVDGALGEIAARCEQVGALADERFAALTERGQTFRLDLDRHEVEALASIRTRAAALEDEISQSRAQLDLHEAESLTSLRARLVALREESDVVSRALRDGEGRAAAAWRQALDELHEEQGEVARGIALTQDAAVSALRGSVAAIGNDAQALDRAIAERREQLDKDTSERQLRQAEQERRAITRIEHMLGELDNAMSERLERQRLQAATLGERAAAITGELGTYEARFGAIATSSEALENRLRGSLTSLTERLTAARATLLATDGDAEKLTETSVRLLELIQGSARYAHHDLPEALAVSEDRLNRLQAGVATVLEALRQSAQSGAELAGGVEQSGENLKSLADELSAMHSELSEHGVAHGKLLDVLRTTIADIDSATQNAAGKASGELSNALAALDKTIHEVVANIETDAAARIAKVADELGAESASAIDKSMRTRVAEVTGQLDQAVAHASGAAREATIQLRDQLTKVDELVGNLESRVTHARERAEEQVDNDFARRVALITESLNSNAIDIASALSSEVSDTAWASYLRGDRGIFTRRAVSLLDAGEVKSIQQLFERDDAFREHVSRYIHDFESILRQILSTRDGNALGVTLLSSDMGKLYVALAQGIERLRS, from the coding sequence ATGGCTGGGGAAAACAGGATCATCGCGTTCGGCGCGAACGGCAATGACGGCAATTCTGTCGAAGGCAATCCGGACCGGACCGAAGGGGCTCCCCCTTCCTCCGAGGCGCACGGCGAGATGACCGTCCCGGAAGAGGCCTGGCACGAAGCCTGGGTTGCCTCCGAAGGCGAGGCATCGCCGCCGCACAGGTTCGACTGGACCGTGCCGGCACTCGCCGGCGCAGCCGCGATCGGCTGGACAGCATTCTTCCTCTATGCCCAGTGGCCGGTCCTGCGTGCAGGGATCACCGCCGACGCGGTTCCGCCGCTGATGGTCCAGTTGACGGTTCCGCTGCTTCTCATTGCGGTAGGCTGGCTGCTGGCGCTGCGTCACAGCACCCGCGAAGGGCAGCGCTTCGGCGACGTGGCGCGCATGCTTTCCACCGAATCCGCGCAGCTTGAGACACGCCTCACCGCCGTGAACCGCGAACTTAGCCTCGCACGCGAATTCATAGCCGCCCAGTCCCGCGATCTCGAAGCGCTCGGCCGCATCGCCGCCGAACGGCTCTCCAGCAATGCCGAACGGCTCCAGGACCTGATCCGCGATAACGGCGCCCGTGTCGATTCGATCAGCGGCGTCAGCCAGGCCGCGCTCGACAACATGGAGAAGCTCCGCGGGCAATTGCCCGTCATCGCCAGTTCGGCCAAGGACGTCACGAACAATATCGGCAATGCCGGGCGCGCAGCACATGTGCAGCTCGAAGACATGATAAACGGCTTCAACCGCCTCAACGAATATGGATCTGCAAGCGAACGGCAGGTCGCAAACTTGCGAGAAGCGGTCGATGGTGCACTGGGCGAGATCGCCGCGCGCTGCGAGCAGGTCGGCGCCCTCGCCGATGAACGCTTTGCCGCACTTACCGAACGCGGCCAGACCTTCCGCCTCGATCTGGACCGTCACGAAGTCGAAGCCCTCGCCTCGATCCGCACTCGCGCTGCTGCCTTGGAAGACGAGATTTCCCAGTCCCGCGCACAGCTTGATCTGCATGAAGCGGAAAGCCTGACCTCTCTCCGTGCCCGCCTCGTCGCCCTGCGCGAGGAAAGCGATGTGGTTTCGCGAGCCCTGCGCGACGGCGAAGGACGCGCCGCAGCGGCCTGGCGCCAGGCTCTCGACGAATTGCATGAGGAACAGGGGGAAGTCGCGCGCGGCATCGCTCTTACCCAGGATGCCGCCGTTTCCGCCTTGCGCGGCTCCGTCGCCGCCATCGGCAATGATGCCCAGGCGCTTGACCGTGCGATTGCCGAGCGCCGCGAGCAGCTCGACAAAGACACCAGCGAGCGCCAGTTGCGCCAGGCCGAGCAGGAACGCCGCGCCATTACCCGCATCGAACACATGCTCGGCGAACTCGACAATGCCATGTCCGAAAGGCTCGAACGCCAACGCCTGCAGGCGGCCACTCTCGGCGAACGTGCTGCCGCCATCACCGGGGAACTGGGCACTTACGAGGCGCGCTTCGGCGCCATCGCCACCAGCAGCGAGGCTCTGGAAAACCGTCTGCGCGGTAGCCTGACTTCGCTTACCGAACGGCTGACTGCCGCCCGTGCCACGCTTCTCGCCACAGACGGCGATGCAGAGAAACTGACCGAGACTAGCGTGCGGCTGCTCGAACTGATCCAGGGCAGCGCCCGGTACGCCCATCATGACTTGCCCGAAGCTCTTGCAGTTTCGGAAGATCGGCTCAACCGGCTTCAGGCCGGCGTCGCCACCGTGCTCGAAGCGCTTCGCCAATCCGCGCAGAGCGGTGCGGAACTGGCCGGCGGCGTCGAACAATCGGGCGAAAACCTCAAGTCGCTTGCAGACGAACTCTCGGCGATGCACTCCGAGCTTTCAGAGCACGGCGTGGCCCACGGAAAGTTGCTGGACGTCCTTCGCACCACGATAGCCGATATCGACAGTGCGACACAGAACGCTGCCGGTAAGGCCAGCGGCGAGTTGAGCAATGCACTGGCCGCGCTGGACAAGACGATCCACGAAGTCGTTGCGAATATCGAAACCGACGCGGCTGCGCGAATTGCAAAAGTCGCTGACGAGCTCGGAGCCGAAAGCGCCAGCGCCATCGACAAGTCCATGCGGACCCGCGTAGCGGAAGTGACCGGCCAGCTCGATCAAGCCGTAGCGCATGCCTCCGGCGCCGCTCGTGAGGCCACGATCCAGCTTCGCGACCAACTCACCAAGGTCGACGAACTGGTCGGCAATCTCGAAAGCCGCGTCACCCATGCGCGCGAGCGTGCCGAGGAGCAGGTGGACAATGACTTCGCACGTCGTGTCGCGCTCATCACCGAATCGCTCAATTCCAATGCGATCGACATCGCCTCAGCCCTGTCCAGCGAAGTTTCCGATACGGCCTGGGCATCCTATCTTCGCGGTGATCGCGGGATCTTCACGCGCCGCGCGGTTTCCCTGCTCGACGCGGGCGAGGTCAAGTCGATCCAGCAGCTCTTCGAACGTGACGATGCCTTCCGCGAGCATGTGAGCCGCTACATTCACGATTTCGAGTCGATCCTGCGGCAGATACTGTCCACTCGCGACGGCAACGCACTGGGCGTTACCCTGCTCTCGTCCGACATGGGCAAGCTCTACGTAGCGCTGGCCCAGGGCATCGAGCGGCTGCGGAGCTGA
- a CDS encoding DUF1467 family protein — MQWTSMVAIYGLFWVLSAFLVMPFGLRTPNEVEGYRVEKGHADSAPVNFRPRLIAKRATVLAMVLFGLYYVNYAQQWITVSDLNFFGKPPVQDLGY, encoded by the coding sequence ATGCAGTGGACTTCGATGGTGGCGATCTACGGCCTGTTCTGGGTCCTGAGCGCCTTCCTCGTCATGCCTTTCGGCCTGCGCACGCCGAACGAAGTCGAGGGATATCGGGTTGAGAAGGGTCATGCGGACAGTGCGCCCGTGAACTTCCGCCCTCGCTTGATCGCGAAGCGCGCCACGGTTCTCGCCATGGTGCTGTTCGGCCTCTACTACGTCAATTATGCGCAGCAATGGATCACTGTCAGTGATCTTAATTTCTTCGGTAAGCCGCCGGTTCAGGACCTCGGTTACTAA
- a CDS encoding ribonuclease J gives MIPGNELLFCALGGSGEIGMNVNLYGCQGKWLMVDLGMTFGMNEYPGVDLVFADLDFIEGERENLLGIVLTHAHEDHIGAVPYFAQELDVPIYATPFTARLVAAKLEEAGILGEVELIVIDHLDAFQIGPFGIRYVPLAHSIAEGNALLIDTPFGRIFHTGDWKLDDEPQVGTPATKAELTAIGDDGVLALVCDSTNVFNPQASGSEGDVYRGLLEEVKMHRGRRVLVTTFASNVARLQTLGEVARKTNRKLCVAGRSLDRIIETGQASGYLKKLPELIDVETAMDLPRGEVLIVATGGQGEPRAALSRISDGNHPIKLEKGDVVLFSSRQIPGNEISIGRIQNRLSDAGIVIVTDRQSMIHVSGHPGRPELVALYGWIRPEILLPVHGEIRHMREQARLGLESGIPKAVFQKNGDLVRLAPGNPGKFGEVRAGRLILDGDIIAPADGDAMIMRRRIASNGVVSVAADRRGHVKVAAIGLPLDEDYPKFVEEAQRDVADALGRAKKSDREVRVEAARLAARRAATRWSGKKPQVQVMLLED, from the coding sequence GTGATTCCAGGTAACGAACTGCTGTTTTGTGCGCTCGGTGGGTCGGGCGAGATTGGCATGAACGTCAATCTCTACGGCTGCCAGGGCAAGTGGCTGATGGTCGACCTGGGCATGACCTTCGGGATGAACGAATACCCGGGGGTGGACCTCGTCTTCGCCGATCTCGACTTTATCGAAGGCGAGCGCGAGAACCTTCTGGGCATCGTTCTCACGCACGCGCACGAGGATCATATCGGCGCGGTTCCCTATTTCGCGCAGGAACTCGATGTTCCGATCTATGCGACGCCTTTCACCGCGCGCCTCGTCGCTGCCAAGCTGGAAGAAGCAGGTATCCTCGGCGAAGTCGAACTGATCGTGATCGATCACCTCGACGCGTTCCAGATCGGTCCTTTCGGTATCCGCTACGTTCCGCTGGCCCATTCGATCGCCGAAGGCAACGCGCTGCTGATCGATACGCCGTTCGGCCGCATCTTCCACACGGGCGACTGGAAGCTGGACGATGAACCGCAAGTCGGCACGCCTGCGACCAAGGCCGAACTCACGGCGATTGGCGATGACGGCGTTCTCGCGCTTGTCTGCGATTCTACCAACGTGTTCAATCCGCAGGCGTCCGGTTCCGAAGGCGATGTCTATCGCGGGCTGCTGGAGGAAGTGAAGATGCATCGCGGCAGGCGTGTCCTGGTCACTACGTTCGCCTCGAACGTGGCCCGTTTGCAGACGCTGGGCGAAGTCGCGCGCAAGACCAATCGCAAGCTTTGCGTGGCCGGGCGCTCGCTGGACCGCATAATCGAGACCGGTCAGGCCAGCGGCTATCTCAAGAAGCTGCCCGAACTGATCGACGTGGAAACCGCGATGGATCTTCCGCGCGGCGAAGTGCTTATCGTGGCCACGGGCGGGCAGGGCGAGCCGCGTGCGGCGCTCTCGCGTATCTCCGACGGCAATCATCCGATCAAGCTTGAGAAGGGCGACGTCGTCCTGTTCTCAAGCCGCCAGATTCCCGGCAATGAAATCTCCATCGGTCGTATCCAGAACCGCCTTTCGGACGCAGGCATCGTGATCGTCACGGACCGGCAGAGCATGATCCACGTTTCGGGTCATCCCGGACGGCCGGAGCTGGTCGCGCTCTATGGTTGGATACGTCCTGAAATCCTGCTGCCCGTTCACGGCGAAATCCGCCACATGCGCGAACAGGCCCGGCTTGGGCTTGAAAGCGGAATTCCCAAGGCGGTCTTCCAGAAGAACGGCGATCTGGTTCGGCTTGCTCCCGGAAATCCGGGCAAGTTCGGCGAAGTGCGCGCTGGGCGGCTGATCCTCGACGGCGACATCATTGCCCCGGCTGACGGCGATGCCATGATCATGCGCCGCCGGATCGCGTCCAACGGCGTGGTCTCGGTGGCTGCGGACCGGCGCGGGCATGTGAAGGTTGCGGCTATCGGCCTTCCGCTTGACGAGGACTATCCCAAGTTCGTCGAGGAAGCGCAGCGCGACGTTGCCGATGCACTCGGCCGCGCCAAGAAATCCGATCGCGAAGTGCGTGTCGAGGCTGCGCGCCTTGCCGCCCGGCGTGCCGCTACCCGCTGGTCGGGCAAGAAGCCGCAAGTGCAGGTGATGCTGCTGGAGGACTGA
- a CDS encoding type III pantothenate kinase: protein MLLAIDAGNTNVVFALFEGRTLRGRWRIATDPRRTGDEYAVWLMQLLSIRGVAADEIDSIIISTVVPRALHNLEILCRHYFDVEPLVAGVGKADYAIDIDVDQPKSLGADRAVNAIAAHERHGGDLIVVDFGTATTFDVVDYRGAYKGGIIAPGINLSLDALVGNTAKLPRIAIAVPATKSVIGRNTEDQMLIGVFWGYVAMMEGLIARMRAEIGRPAKVIATGGLAVLFDEASSIFDAVDPDLTLEGLAILAERASKK, encoded by the coding sequence ATGCTGCTTGCCATCGATGCCGGCAACACCAATGTCGTCTTCGCGCTGTTCGAGGGCCGCACCTTGCGCGGTCGCTGGCGCATCGCCACCGATCCGCGCCGCACGGGTGATGAATATGCGGTCTGGCTGATGCAGCTTCTCTCGATCCGCGGCGTTGCCGCCGATGAGATCGACAGCATCATCATTTCCACCGTGGTTCCGCGTGCGCTGCACAACCTCGAAATTCTCTGCCGGCATTACTTCGATGTCGAACCGCTGGTCGCAGGCGTTGGCAAGGCGGACTATGCGATCGACATCGATGTCGATCAGCCCAAGTCGCTCGGCGCAGACCGCGCGGTCAATGCCATCGCCGCGCATGAACGCCATGGCGGCGATCTCATCGTCGTCGATTTCGGCACCGCGACGACTTTCGACGTGGTAGACTATCGCGGCGCCTACAAGGGCGGCATCATCGCGCCGGGCATCAATCTCTCGCTTGATGCTCTGGTGGGGAATACGGCCAAGCTGCCGCGTATCGCCATCGCGGTGCCTGCGACGAAGAGCGTGATCGGCCGTAATACCGAGGACCAGATGCTGATCGGCGTGTTCTGGGGTTACGTGGCGATGATGGAGGGCCTGATCGCCCGCATGCGCGCCGAAATCGGGCGCCCCGCCAAGGTCATAGCGACCGGCGGGCTAGCCGTATTGTTCGACGAGGCTTCCAGTATTTTCGACGCGGTCGATCCCGACCTGACGCTCGAAGGCCTCGCAATTCTTGCCGAAAGGGCATCCAAGAAGTGA
- a CDS encoding biotin--[acetyl-CoA-carboxylase] ligase: MIEVVEETASTNADLSRRLGAGEGLAEGFWLRAVRQSAGRGRRGRQWSSPEGNLYASTVIALRADDPPVHTLAFVAALAVRDLMALRLRGGTDCQLKWPNDVLVGGAKICGILLERTGDHVIAGIGVNVVSAPRLPDRATTSILSENPAHSGDAQAVLGDLASCFAARLVRWRSEGLASTLAEWTRHAHPQGTPLLVAMDEEGMVPGAFAGLDPDGALRLRLADGSLRVAHAGDVSLA; encoded by the coding sequence TTGATCGAGGTCGTCGAAGAGACCGCTTCCACCAACGCGGACCTTTCCCGGCGCCTCGGCGCCGGGGAGGGGCTTGCGGAAGGTTTCTGGCTGCGTGCGGTCAGGCAGAGCGCCGGACGCGGCCGCCGCGGTCGCCAATGGTCTTCGCCTGAGGGCAATCTCTACGCCAGCACCGTTATCGCGCTGAGAGCCGATGACCCTCCCGTCCACACGCTGGCTTTCGTCGCCGCGCTTGCCGTGCGCGATCTCATGGCCCTGCGGCTTCGCGGGGGCACGGATTGCCAGTTGAAGTGGCCGAACGACGTACTGGTCGGCGGCGCCAAGATCTGCGGCATCCTGTTGGAGCGCACGGGCGATCATGTGATCGCCGGCATCGGCGTCAACGTGGTAAGCGCGCCTCGGCTGCCGGACCGGGCAACCACTTCGATCCTTTCGGAAAACCCTGCCCATAGCGGCGATGCACAGGCCGTCCTGGGCGATCTGGCGTCCTGCTTTGCCGCACGTCTGGTGCGGTGGCGATCCGAAGGACTGGCATCCACGCTGGCCGAATGGACCCGCCACGCCCATCCGCAGGGCACTCCACTGTTGGTGGCCATGGATGAGGAAGGGATGGTCCCGGGCGCCTTTGCCGGGCTTGACCCGGATGGAGCATTGCGCTTGCGTCTTGCCGACGGGTCCCTACGTGTCGCCCACGCCGGTGACGTCTCGCTCGCCTGA
- the nuoN gene encoding NADH-quinone oxidoreductase subunit NuoN, with protein MDWSQSLRLIAPEETLSVASLVLLLIAAWGGDKAARLISVLAVAALVAAGILVAPALCGGAMGAETSAFFGQFRADAFASYAKILIYLSAAVSLVIAPAYFDRFKAMRAEYPVLVLLASLGMGMMVSATDLLTLYIGLEMNSLAAYVLAAFLRTDGRSAEAGLKYFVLGALASGIMLFGMSLTYGFAGTTSFAGISASMVHGLSNGALFGIVFVFAGLAFKISAVPFHMWTPDVYEGAPTPVTALFATAPKVAALGLTMRVAVEAFGDQAAAWQQIVVFAALASIVVGALGAIGQSNIKRLMAYSSINNVGFMLVGLAVATPQGISAMLFYLAIYVAMTVGGFVVILMLKDADGNPVEDIAKMAGLSRSRPGLSLALAMIMFSLAGIPPLFGFWGKFLVFKAAVDGGMIALAAIGFAASVIGAFYYLKVVKVVYFDEPADVVQGESDIWHKLILVGSCVFISPLGFLLTKWLGHLTETASAALFTGL; from the coding sequence ATGGACTGGTCACAGTCGCTGCGCCTTATCGCGCCGGAAGAAACGCTTAGCGTCGCAAGCCTCGTCTTGCTCCTCATTGCCGCCTGGGGCGGTGACAAGGCAGCCAGGCTGATCTCCGTTCTCGCCGTGGCGGCGCTCGTCGCCGCCGGCATCCTGGTCGCCCCCGCGCTTTGCGGCGGCGCCATGGGTGCCGAAACCTCGGCCTTCTTCGGCCAGTTCCGTGCCGACGCCTTCGCGTCCTATGCCAAGATCCTGATCTACCTCTCGGCCGCCGTGTCGCTGGTGATCGCCCCGGCCTACTTCGACCGCTTCAAGGCGATGCGTGCGGAGTATCCGGTTCTCGTGCTCCTCGCCTCGCTGGGCATGGGCATGATGGTCTCGGCTACCGACCTGCTGACGCTCTACATCGGCCTCGAAATGAACTCGCTGGCCGCTTACGTCCTCGCGGCGTTCCTGCGCACTGACGGTCGTTCGGCCGAAGCCGGCCTCAAGTACTTCGTGCTGGGCGCGCTGGCTTCGGGTATCATGCTCTTCGGCATGAGCCTGACCTATGGCTTCGCCGGAACCACCTCGTTTGCCGGTATCAGTGCCTCGATGGTGCACGGTCTCTCGAACGGCGCGCTGTTCGGCATCGTCTTCGTCTTCGCCGGCCTTGCCTTCAAGATCAGTGCCGTTCCGTTCCACATGTGGACGCCGGACGTCTATGAAGGCGCGCCGACCCCGGTTACCGCGCTCTTCGCCACGGCCCCCAAGGTCGCAGCGCTCGGCCTGACCATGCGCGTTGCCGTCGAAGCCTTTGGCGACCAGGCGGCTGCCTGGCAGCAGATCGTGGTCTTCGCCGCGCTCGCCTCGATCGTCGTGGGTGCCCTTGGCGCCATCGGCCAGTCGAACATCAAGCGACTGATGGCCTATTCGTCGATCAACAACGTCGGCTTCATGCTCGTCGGCCTTGCCGTGGCAACCCCGCAGGGCATTTCGGCCATGCTGTTCTACCTCGCAATCTACGTTGCGATGACGGTGGGCGGCTTCGTCGTGATCCTCATGCTCAAAGATGCCGACGGTAACCCGGTCGAGGACATCGCCAAGATGGCCGGCCTTTCGCGCAGCCGTCCGGGCCTGTCCCTGGCGCTGGCGATGATCATGTTCAGCCTTGCCGGTATTCCGCCGCTCTTCGGGTTCTGGGGCAAGTTCCTGGTGTTCAAGGCGGCTGTGGACGGCGGCATGATTGCGCTTGCCGCCATCGGCTTCGCGGCCTCGGTGATCGGCGCTTTCTACTACCTCAAGGTCGTCAAGGTCGTTTACTTCGACGAACCTGCCGACGTGGTGCAGGGAGAGAGCGACATCTGGCACAAGCTGATCCTCGTGGGTTCGTGCGTGTTTATCTCGCCGCTCGGCTTCCTGCTCACCAAGTGGCTCGGCCACCTGACTGAAACGGCTTCGGCCGCTCTGTTCACCGGCCTTTGA